A genome region from Timaviella obliquedivisa GSE-PSE-MK23-08B includes the following:
- a CDS encoding rhodanese-related sulfurtransferase yields MNLSSFKTISVTKLADCIAAEEKIQMIDVREPEELAIASLPNFANLPLSQFAEWSEQIATELDPHTETIVLCHHGIRSAQMCQWLMQQGFTNVSNVVGGIEEYAARVDSRVPRY; encoded by the coding sequence ATGAATTTATCTTCGTTCAAAACTATTAGCGTCACTAAACTTGCTGACTGTATCGCAGCAGAGGAAAAAATTCAGATGATTGATGTGCGCGAACCTGAGGAATTGGCGATCGCCAGCCTTCCTAATTTTGCAAACCTGCCCCTCAGCCAATTTGCCGAATGGTCAGAGCAAATTGCGACAGAGCTAGATCCACATACTGAAACAATTGTGCTCTGTCATCACGGTATTCGTTCTGCCCAAATGTGCCAATGGCTGATGCAGCAAGGTTTTACGAACGTCAGCAATGTTGTTGGAGGCATTGAAGAATACGCTGCCCGAGTAGACTCT